DNA from Brevibacterium sp. 'Marine':
TCACACCCGTCGATCAAGCTTTCAGGGTCACCATCCTATAGTGGTGGGGTGAACGCAGAGAGTCCGCAGACCCGCCCCAAAGGCTGGTTGTCACGCCACCACCGGCAAGGTCCCCGACCGTGGCGCAAGCTGCGTTTGGGCTTCCTCCGGTGGCGCCGAACAGTGCTGGCCAATCCGCACACGGCACGGCTGTATCGCAGCATCGTCGGCGGCCTCGGCACACTCATCGTGCTCATCGGACTCGTTCTCGTTCCGCTGCCCGGCCCGGGCTGGCTCATCGTCATCATCGGCCTGTTCATCATCTCCAGCGAATTCCACTGGGCTCGGCGGCTGCTGCACTTCGTGCGCGTGAACGTCGAACGGTGGACCCACTGGATCATGGCGCAGAGGCTGTGGGTGCGATGGACCGTCGGCGCGGTGACGGCGGCGTTCGTGACCGCCATCGTGTGGTTGACCCTCCGACTCACCGGCCTGCCCGATTGGGTCCCGGACCTGCGCATCTTCGATGTGATCGGCCTGAGCTGAAAAGACCGACGCCCGTGAGACCTCGTTCGGAGGTCTCACGGGCGTCGATCGTCGGGTCGGGCCCCGATCCGGGCTCAGGACGACAGTGCTGTCAGGCGTGAGAGACAGCGCATGTACTTCTTCTTGTACCCGCCGGCCAGCGACTCGTCGGTGAAGACCTTGTCGAGGGCCGCACCGGAGTTGATGATCGGCACATTGCGATCGTAGAGCCGGTCGACGAGCGCGACGAATCGCAGCGCCACGCTCTCGTTGTCGATGGTGCGCACGTTCTCCCACACAGCCGCGTCGATGCCGTCGACCATCCGCCCGTAGCGCGAAGGGTGGACGGTGGACAGGTGGCTGAGCAGCTGAGAGAAGTCGTCGCGGGCGACGACTCCGTCGAGCCGGCTCGCAGCCGCATCGAGTTCGGACTCCGGCAGCGGATCGGCCGGAGCGGTGAGCTCACGGGCACGGTAGTCCTTGCCGTCGATGCGATAGACCTCGAACTGATCGGCCAGCGCCTGGATCTCACGCAGGAAATCCTGAGCGGCGAAGCGCCCCTCCCCCAGAGACCCGGGCAGAGTGTTCGACGTCGCGATGATCTTCACCCCGGCGTCGGTGAGTTCGCGCATCAGCCGCGACATGAGCACGGTGTCGCCGGGATCGTCGAGTTCGAATTCGTCGACGCAGACGAGCTTCATCGCCGACAGGTCGTCGCGGGCCCGGGCGAAACCCAAGGCTCCGACGAGGTTCGTGTATTCGACGAACGTGCCGAAGGTCGCAGGCTTCTCATTGGCGTGCCAGGCCGAAGCCAGCAGGTGCGTCTTGCCGACACCGTAGCCGCCGTCGAGGTAGACGCCCTTGGCACCGGACTTGCCCTTCGAGAACAGCTTGCCGAAGAATCCCTGGCCGGTCGAACGCTCGGTGAATTCCCGCAGTCTGTTCCGCGCCTCTTCCTGCGACGGCTCGGCCGGGTCGGTGCGGTAGCTGTCGAAGGACACGTCCTCGAACTGCGGCGGCGGCACGAGACCTGCGATGAGCTCTTCGGGGGCAACCTGTGGGGATCGGTCGCTCAGTGCGACCAGAGTCTGCTCGGCATTCACTCGGCCTAGTCTAAGGCAGGCCCGAGTGCCCGGTTCAACTCGCAACTCACAAGGAGGCGCCCGTCACAGAGGGCGCAACCGCGCCGTCTCCGTCGTCCGCCGGCGTGCTGTTCGCACCATCGGCGGCGGACGAACCGGGCGGTCAGCTGTTGAAGTCGAAGCCGAGTCGACCGAGCTGCTTGGGATCGCGCTGCCAGTCCTTGGCCACCTTGACATGCAGGTCGAGGTAGACCTTCGTGCCGAGCAGCCGTTCGATGCCCTGGCGGGATTCCGAGCCGATCGCTTTGAGCCGGCTGCCGCCCTTGCCGATGATGATGGCCTTCTGGCTGGGACGTTCGACATAGAGGTTGACGTGGACGTTCCACAGCGGATTGTCCTCGCTGCGGCCTTCCCGCGGGTACATCTCCTCGACCTGCACAGCCAGGGAATGCGGCAGTTCGTCCCGCACACCTTCGAGGGCCGCTTCGCGGACGAGCTCGGCGATCATCTTCTCCTCCGGCTCATCCGTGAGGTCACCGTCGGGATAGAGCGGAGGAGATTTCGGCAGGTGTGCCGCAAGCACCGAATCGACGGTGTCGACCTGGAAGTCCTCGACTGCGGAGACGGGGACGACGTCGGCGAAGTCGGCGAGCTCGCCGACGGCCAGCAGCGCCTCGGCGATCTTGTCCTTGGGCACCCGGTCGACCTTCGTCACGAGCGCCACGATCGGGGTCCGCCCGTCCAGCAGAGCCAGCTGGGAGGCGATATAGCGGTCACCGGGTCCGATCGGCTCATCGGCGGGCAGGCAGAAGCCGATGACGTCGACCTCACCCAGCGTGGACGCCACAAGATCATTGAGTCGAGAACCGAGGAGGGTGCGCGGTTTGTGCAGTCCGGGGGTGTCGATGAGGATGAGCTGGTGGTCGTCCTTGTGAACGACCCCGCGGATCGTGTGACGGGTCGTCTGAGGTTTGGCCGAGGTGATCGCGACCTTCTCCCCCACCAGAGCGTTCGTCAGCGTCGATTTGCCCGTATTGGGCCGTCCCACGAAGCAGGCGAAGCCCGCCCGGTAGTCCTCGGGGTAGTCGGTGCGAAATTCCATCTCAGTCCTCTTCCTTCGTCCCCGAACCACCGGCTGCGGCGGTCTGTGCGTCGTCTCTGCTGTCCTCGTGGGTACGGGTCACCCGCACGTGGGTGATCCGGTGGCGGCGGCCCTGACCCTCCATGGCTTCGATCTCGAGGCCTGCGATCGACGCATGCGAGCCATCGATGGGCACCCGGTCGATGAGCTTCGAGAGCAGTCCGCCGACGCTGTTGACGTCATCCTCGTCGATGCGCACATCGAAATAGTCGGCGAAGTCGGAGATCGACATGCGGGTGCTGATGATGAATGATCCGTCGTCGCCGGCGACGAGTTCGTCATCGCCGTTGTCGTATTCGTCTTCGATCTCGCCGACGATCTCCTCGACGATGTCTTCGATGGTCACGAGCCCGGCGGTGCCGCCGTATTCGTCGATGAGGATTGCCAGATGCGTCGAGTCCAGCTGCATCTGCCGCAGCAGGTCATCGGCCGGCTTCGTCTCCGGGACGAACAGGACGGTGCGGGCCAGGTTGCCCACGGGCCGTTCGGCTTCCTCGGGATGGAGGTGGAGACGCCGGGCGACGTCCTTGAGGTAGGCGACTCCGCGGACGTCGTCGAGATCCTCCCCGCAGACGGGGATGCGGGAGAAGCCGGAGCGGAAGAACAGGTTCATCGTCTTCTGCAGGCTGACGTCGGCGTCGACGGTGATGAGGTCGGTGCGCGGCACCATGACCTCGTTCGCCGAGGTGTCCGAGAGGTTGAACACGGACTGGATCATCTCGCGTTCGCCGTCTTCGATGATGTCGGATTCGCTGGCACGCTCGACGAGGTCGCGCAGCTGTTCGGAGGTCACGAACGGACCGTCCTTGTACACCTTGTCCGGGGTGAGCAGATTGCCGAGCACGACGAGGATGCGGGCCAGCGGTTTGAGCGCGACGAGGACGATGCGCACGACCCAGCTGAGGTTGAGGCTCACGGCCAGGGACCGGCGTTTGCCGATCGTGCGCGGGGAGACTCCGGCGATGATGAATACCGCCACCGAGGCGGTGATCACCGTGAGGAAGACCATGAGCGGACCCACGGAGTAGTAGGAGTCATAGGCCAGTGCGATGAAGACCGTGGCGAGTGCTTCGAGGAAGTTGCGGACGAAGATGATGACGTTGATGTTCGTCGGCAGGTCCGCGAGGATCCGCTCCACGCGCACAGCTGAGCGTTTGCCGTCCTCCTTCGCCTCCTCGACCGCATGGTGGGAGACGTTGAGCAGTGCGGCATCCACGGCAGACAGGGTGGCCGCGATGATGAGGCACAGTGCCGCACCGAGGAAGAACATGAACACGATCAGACCTCGGTGGGGGTGGGGATGTCGGTGCGACCGTCGTAGCGGGCCGCGAAGAAGGTCAGCAGCAGATGCCGCTGGAGGGCGAACATCTCCTCGCGCTCCTCGGGCTCACCATGGTCGTAGCCGAGCAGGTGGAGAAAACCGTGGACGGTGAGCAGCAGGATCTCGTCCATCGTCGAATGACCGGCCGCCCGGGCCTGGGCTTCGGCGACCTCGGGGCAGATGATGACATCGCCCATCTGGCCTTCGGTCGGCGTCCCCGGCTCGCCGCGGTGGAGCTGATCCATGGGAAAGGACATGACGTCGGTCGGACCCTCGAGATCCATCCAGGTGACGTGGAGTTCGGACATCGCCGACGAATCGACCATCGTCACCGCCAACTCTGCCCCGGGATGCATGTGCAGGGCACCGCCTAAGTATTCGGTCAGGGCCACGACTTCGTCGAGGTCCACCTCGGCGTCGGTCTCATTGAGGATCTCGGTGTTCATTCGGCACTCCCCCACAGGTCGTAGGCTTCGACGATCTTCGTCACCAGCGAATGCCGGACGACGTCCTTGCTGCCCAGTTCGCAGAACTGCAGGTCATCGATCCCGTCGAGGATGTCGCGGACCACCTTGAGTCCGCTGCGGGTCTTGCCCGGCAGGTCGATCTGAGAGATGTCGCCGGTGACGACCATGCGCGATCCGAAGCCGAGGCGGGTGAGGAACATCTTCATCTGCTCGGCCGTCGTGTTCTGGGCTTCGTCGAGGATGATGAAGGCGTCGTTGAGGGTGCGCCCGCGCATATAGGCCAAGGGAGCGACCTCGATCGTGCCGGTCTCGATGAGCAGCGGGATCGACTCGGGGTCGACCATGTCGTGGAGGGCGTCATAGAGCGGACGCACATACGGGTCGATCTTGTCATTGAGCGTGCCGGGCAGATAGCCCAGGGATTCGCCGGCTTCGACGGCAGGTCGGGTGAGGATGATCCGCGAGACCTCTTTGTGCTGGAGGGCGTTGACGGCCATCGCCATCGCCAGGTAGGTCTTGCCGGTTCCGGCCGGACCGATGCCGAAGGTGATCGTGTGGTTGCGGATGGCCCTGACGTAGTCGTGCTGGCCCATCGTCTTCGGACGGATCGACTTTCCCCTGGTGGAGAGGATGTTCGTGCCGAGCACCGCCGAGGCGGCCGCGCCCTCGGATGAGAACGTCGTGACCCTCTCGATCGTCTCTTCGTTGATGCGATGGCCGGCCGCGTGGAGCTTCTTGAGTTCCCCGATGACGCTGACGAAGGCTTCGACGCGCTGGGGATCTCCGGTGACCTGGACCTGATTGGCCCGGACGTGGATGTCAAGGTCGTCGAAGGTCTTCTCCAGGGCGCGCAGGTTCGACTCTCCGGGGCCGAAGAAGGCGACGAGGTCGATGGAGTCGGGAATGACCAGTCGCACGGTGTCACGATCGGCACCCTGGGTGTCCGTCACGGCATCACCGGCTGCGGCACCGTCGCCGGTTGCGCCGGTGTCCGAGTCGGTCGGGTTCATGGGGTTCGAGTTCGGTGGGGTGATGTCCAGAATGTTCCTTTGCAAGCGAGCGCACCGTCACC
Protein-coding regions in this window:
- the era gene encoding GTPase Era; translated protein: MEFRTDYPEDYRAGFACFVGRPNTGKSTLTNALVGEKVAITSAKPQTTRHTIRGVVHKDDHQLILIDTPGLHKPRTLLGSRLNDLVASTLGEVDVIGFCLPADEPIGPGDRYIASQLALLDGRTPIVALVTKVDRVPKDKIAEALLAVGELADFADVVPVSAVEDFQVDTVDSVLAAHLPKSPPLYPDGDLTDEPEEKMIAELVREAALEGVRDELPHSLAVQVEEMYPREGRSEDNPLWNVHVNLYVERPSQKAIIIGKGGSRLKAIGSESRQGIERLLGTKVYLDLHVKVAKDWQRDPKQLGRLGFDFNS
- a CDS encoding TIGR02611 family protein — encoded protein: MNAESPQTRPKGWLSRHHRQGPRPWRKLRLGFLRWRRTVLANPHTARLYRSIVGGLGTLIVLIGLVLVPLPGPGWLIVIIGLFIISSEFHWARRLLHFVRVNVERWTHWIMAQRLWVRWTVGAVTAAFVTAIVWLTLRLTGLPDWVPDLRIFDVIGLS
- the zapE gene encoding cell division protein ZapE; this encodes MNAEQTLVALSDRSPQVAPEELIAGLVPPPQFEDVSFDSYRTDPAEPSQEEARNRLREFTERSTGQGFFGKLFSKGKSGAKGVYLDGGYGVGKTHLLASAWHANEKPATFGTFVEYTNLVGALGFARARDDLSAMKLVCVDEFELDDPGDTVLMSRLMRELTDAGVKIIATSNTLPGSLGEGRFAAQDFLREIQALADQFEVYRIDGKDYRARELTAPADPLPESELDAAASRLDGVVARDDFSQLLSHLSTVHPSRYGRMVDGIDAAVWENVRTIDNESVALRFVALVDRLYDRNVPIINSGAALDKVFTDESLAGGYKKKYMRCLSRLTALSS
- the ybeY gene encoding rRNA maturation RNase YbeY; this translates as MNTEILNETDAEVDLDEVVALTEYLGGALHMHPGAELAVTMVDSSAMSELHVTWMDLEGPTDVMSFPMDQLHRGEPGTPTEGQMGDVIICPEVAEAQARAAGHSTMDEILLLTVHGFLHLLGYDHGEPEEREEMFALQRHLLLTFFAARYDGRTDIPTPTEV
- a CDS encoding hemolysin family protein; its protein translation is MFFLGAALCLIIAATLSAVDAALLNVSHHAVEEAKEDGKRSAVRVERILADLPTNINVIIFVRNFLEALATVFIALAYDSYYSVGPLMVFLTVITASVAVFIIAGVSPRTIGKRRSLAVSLNLSWVVRIVLVALKPLARILVVLGNLLTPDKVYKDGPFVTSEQLRDLVERASESDIIEDGEREMIQSVFNLSDTSANEVMVPRTDLITVDADVSLQKTMNLFFRSGFSRIPVCGEDLDDVRGVAYLKDVARRLHLHPEEAERPVGNLARTVLFVPETKPADDLLRQMQLDSTHLAILIDEYGGTAGLVTIEDIVEEIVGEIEDEYDNGDDELVAGDDGSFIISTRMSISDFADYFDVRIDEDDVNSVGGLLSKLIDRVPIDGSHASIAGLEIEAMEGQGRRHRITHVRVTRTHEDSRDDAQTAAAGGSGTKEED
- a CDS encoding PhoH family protein; this translates as MNPTDSDTGATGDGAAAGDAVTDTQGADRDTVRLVIPDSIDLVAFFGPGESNLRALEKTFDDLDIHVRANQVQVTGDPQRVEAFVSVIGELKKLHAAGHRINEETIERVTTFSSEGAAASAVLGTNILSTRGKSIRPKTMGQHDYVRAIRNHTITFGIGPAGTGKTYLAMAMAVNALQHKEVSRIILTRPAVEAGESLGYLPGTLNDKIDPYVRPLYDALHDMVDPESIPLLIETGTIEVAPLAYMRGRTLNDAFIILDEAQNTTAEQMKMFLTRLGFGSRMVVTGDISQIDLPGKTRSGLKVVRDILDGIDDLQFCELGSKDVVRHSLVTKIVEAYDLWGSAE